A genome region from Arachis duranensis cultivar V14167 chromosome 8, aradu.V14167.gnm2.J7QH, whole genome shotgun sequence includes the following:
- the LOC107463022 gene encoding CRM-domain containing factor CFM3, chloroplastic/mitochondrial, whose product MALGNSTAKLSELPLSVGTSYLCTTASHSYQLSILRPFCVSANYPTHSQPKPSDKVTSSDTWLTKWPPANPNSSRFPNPKPSPRFPQPAADDLFDPDNSHFLRNDNNPCNAIDRVVLRLRNLRLASYNDDNVEAPGGLSRLLRRDWVRSDTALAEDEANDMLLPWDRDEGEDEKEAVEVENKVMQKRKVKPPTLAELTLEEEEQARLRRLGMQLKEKVNVAKAGLTQAVLDKIHDQWRKKEVVRLKFHELLARDMKTAHEIVERRTRGLVIWRSGSVMLVFRGKNYEGPTPASLERSEPVMMNQEQLANMTPEEEEFDRMLGGLGPRFVEWWGTGILPIDADLLPPAVPGYKTPLRLLPTGMPPRLTDAELTNMRKLSKALPCHFALGRNRNLQGLAVAILKLWEKSLVVKIAVKRGILNTNNELMAGELKKLTGGTLLIRNKYFIVIYRGKDFVPTSVAAVLAERQEMTKQVVDDEEKARHRAIDVTQSGTDEATTQAGSLAEFYEAQTRWGKDISAEEREKMIKESAKAKNVKLFRKVERKLVLAKTKKIRAENLLSKVEASLVPADPDCDQETISEEERAMFRRVGLIMKPYLPLGIRGVFDGVIENMHLHWRHRELVKLITKQKTFAFVEDTARLLEYESGGILVSIDRLPKGFCLIYYRGKNYRRPVTIKPRNLLTKAKALKRSIAMQRHEALSKHITELGRKIEEMKEELGLSHDLEPEDRGGIEDLNRIDHVRIHPE is encoded by the exons ATGGCACTTGGGAACAGTACTGCTAAGTTATCGGAACTCCCTCTGAGTGTCGGGACCTCATACTTGTGCACAACTGCTTCGCACTCTTATCAACTTAGCATTCTGAGGCCTTTCTGTGTCTCTGCCAACTACCCAACCCACTCCCAACCCAAACCTTCCGATAAAGTCACCTCATCTGACACTTGGCTCACCAAGTGGCCTCCCGCTAACCCTAATTCTTCCCGATTCCCCAACCCCAAACCCTCACCACGTTTCCCCCAACCGGCCGCCGATGACCTCTTTGACCCCGACAACTCTCACTTCTTGCGGAATGACAACAACCCTTGCAACGCAATTGACAGAGTCGTTCTCCGCTTGCGAAATTTACGATTAGCCTCCTACAACGACGATAACGTGGAAGCACCCGGAGGTTTAAGTCGCTTGCTACGCCGAGACTGGGTTCGTTCTGATACCGCATTGGCTGAGGATGAAGCTAACGACATGCTTCTGCCATGGGATAGAGACGAAGGTGAGGATGAGAAGGAAGCTGTGGAGGTAGAGAATAAGGTGATGCAGAAGAGGAAGGTGAAGCCGCCAACTTTGGCGGAATTGACTCTTGAGGAGGAGGAGCAGGCGCGGTTGCGAAGATTGGGGATGCAACTGAAGGAGAAGGTGAATGTGGCCAAAGCTGGGCTCACGCAGGCCGTGCTGGACAAGATTCATGATCAGTGGAGGAAGAAGGAAGTTGTTAGGCTCAAGTTCCATGAGCTTCTTGCCAGAGATATGAAGACTGCTCATGAAATTGTTGAG CGCAGAACAAGAGGGTTAGTTATATGGAGGTCAGGAAGTGTTATGCTGGTGTTTCGTGGGAAAAACTATGAAGGACCAACACCTGCATCTTTGGAAAGGAGTGAGCCGGTTATGATGAATCAAGAACAGCTTGCGAACATGACGCCAGAGGAAGAAGAGTTTGACAGGATGCTTGGTGGTTTAGGTCCTCGTTTTGTCGAATGGTGGGGCACGGGAATACTTCCTATTGATGCGGATTTACTTCCTCCTGCTGTACCTGGATATAAGACTCCCCTTAGACTTCTTCCAACTGGAATGCCTCCGAGACTAACAGATGCAGAGCTGACGAATATGAGGAAACTTTCCAAAGCTCTTCCTTGTCATTTTGCTCTAG GTAGAAATCGAAATCTCCAAGGTCTCGCAGTTGCTATTCTGAAGCTATGGGAAAAAAGCTTAGTTGTGAAGATTGCTGTTAAGCGTGGTATCCTGAATACAAACAATGAACTAATGGCCGGGGAGCTAAAG AAATTAACAGGAGGCACCTTGCTGATAagaaataaatatttcattgtAATATATCGCGGGAAGGACTTTGTCCCAACTAGTGTCGCTGCTGTTTTAGCTGAAAGACAAGAAATGACAAAACAAGTAGTAGATGATGAGGAGAAGGCACGGCACAGAGCCATTGATGTAACTCAATCAGGGACAGATGAAGCAACGACTCAAGCAGGATCATTGGCTGAGTTCTATGAAGCTCAGACACGCTGGGGAAAGGATATATCTGCTGAAGAACGTGAGAAGATGATCAAAGAGTCTGCAAAAGCTAAGAATGTTAAGCTTTTCAGAAAAGTTGAACGTAAACTGGTTCTT GCCAAGACCAAAAAGATTAGAGCAGAAAATCTTTTATCCAAGGTAGAAGCTTCCTTGGTTCCAGCTGATCCTGATTGTGATCAGGAAACAATATCGGAAGAAGAGCGTGCTATGTTCCGCAGGGTTGGTTTAATTATGAAGCCGTACTTGCCACTTG GTATACGTGGAGTTTTTGATGGTGTCATTGAGAATATGCATTTGCATTGGAGACATCGTGAGCTtgttaaattaataacaaaacaaaagacCTTTGCTTTTGTTGAGGACACAGCTAGATTACTGGAATATGAGAGTGGTGGAATACTAGTGTCGATAGATAGACTTCCAAAAGGATTTTGTCTTATTTACTACCGTGGGAAAAATTATAGGCGTCCCGTTACCATAAAGCCAAGAAACCTTCTAACAAAGGCAAAGGCATTAAAGCGTTCAATTGCCATGCAACGCCACGAG GCACTGAGTAAGCATATTACTGAATTGGggagaaaaatagaagaaatgaAAGAGGAACTT GGTTTGTCTCATGATTTGGAGCCTGAAGATAGGGGTGGAATAGAGGACCTTAACCGTATAGATCATGTCAGAATCCACCCTG AGTGA
- the LOC107463058 gene encoding LOW QUALITY PROTEIN: structural maintenance of chromosomes protein 2-1-like (The sequence of the model RefSeq protein was modified relative to this genomic sequence to represent the inferred CDS: deleted 1 base in 1 codon): MYIKEVCLEGFKSYATRTVVPGFDPFFNAITGLNGSGKSNILDSICFVLGITNLQQVRASNLQELVYKQGQAGITKATVSIVFDNSDRSRSPLGYEDHSEITVTRQIVVGGRNKYLINGKLAQPSQVQNLFHSVQLNVNNPHFLIMQGRITKVLNMKPPEILSMLEEAAGTRMYETKKEAALKTLEKKQSKVDEINKLLDQEILPALEKLRKERMQYMQWANGNADLDRLRRFCIAYEFVQAERIKDNARSEVEQAKSKITEIDESAKKAQVEIKEMEIKIAQLTSEKEARMGGEVKSLSDKVDALSQSLVKQTSVLNNKIDTLRSEETNKVNIVKSIEELKQSVEEKAIAVKKAEEGAADLKKRVDELTKKLGEHEKEYQGVIAGKSSGNEEQCLEDQLGDAKIAVGSAETELKQLKTKISHCEKELKEKTKQLRSKREEAVSVENELAARRKDVENVKIELESIPYKEGEMDALQRDRASEVDCVQKWKDEIRNISAYLSNVEFTYCDPVKNFDRSKVKGVVAKLIKVKDKSTMTALEVTAGGKLFNVVVDTEDTGKQLLQNGKLRRRVTIIPLNKIQSYSVPARVQQEATRLVGKENAEIALSLVGYEEELKRAMEYVFGSTFVCKTMEAAKEVAFNRNIHTTSVTLEGDIFQPSGLLTGGSRRGSGDLLKQLHDLAEAESKLSVHQRRLLEIEEKITKLLPLQKKFKDLKAQLELKSYDLSLFQSRAEQNEHHKLGELVKKLEQELDEAKVAVKEKQLFYEECVKTVSSLEKSIKEHNSSREGRLKELEKKIKSIKSQVQSSLKDLKGHDNEKERLVMEMEAVMKEQTSLENQLASLITQISNLTSEVEEQSSAVDSARNDLDQVQSQLNSVRLKMKECDKEISGIMKEQKKIEDKLSESNLERKRIENEVKRMEMEQKDCSVRVDKLLEKHAWIASEKQLFGRSGTDYDFSSRDPGKAKDELEKLQAEQSGLEKRVNKKVMAMFEKAEDEYNDLMSKKNIIENDKSKIKKVIEELDEKKKETLNVTWVKVNNDFGSIFSTLLPGTMAKLEPPEGCSFLDGLEVRVAFGGVWKQSLSELSGGQRSLLALSLILALLLFKPAPLYILDEVDAALDLSHTQNIGRMIKTHFPHSQFIVVSLKEGMFNNANVLFRTKFVDGVSTVQRTVAAKQSK, from the exons ATGTACATTAAGGAGGTTTGCTTGGAAGGTTTCAAATCATATGCGACGCGAACCGTTGTTCCGGGTTTCGACCCGTTCTTCAATGCCATAACGGGCCTGAACGGTTCCGGCAAATCGAACATTCTCGATTCGATTTGCTTCGTGCTGGGTATCACCAATTTGCAGCAGGTTCGAGCTTCGAACCTCCAGGAGCTTGTTTACAAGCAGGGACAAGCGGGGATTACAAAAGCGACGGTGTCAATTGTTTTCGATAACTCTGATAGGAGTCGAAGCCCTCTCGGATATGAAGACCATTCCGAGATTACAGTAACAAGACAG ATAGTAGTTGGAGGGAGGAACAAGTATTTGATCAATGGGAAGCTTGCACAGCCTAGTCAAGTCCAGAATCTTTTTCATTCGGTGCAGCTAAATGTTAATAATCCACATTTTCTCATAATGCAAGGGCGCATCACTAAGGTTTTAAATATGAAGCCACCAGAGATATTGTCTATGCTTGAGGAAGCTGCAGGGACGAGAATGTATGAGACCAAGAAAGAGGCTGCTCTAAAAACACTTGAAAAGAAGCAAAGTAAGGTTGATGAGATTAACAAGCTTCTTGATCAGGAGATATTGCCTGCATTGGAGAAGTTGAGAAAAGAAAGGATGCAGTATATGCAATGGGCTAATGGCAATGCTGATTTAGATAGGCTTAGAAGATTTTGTATTGCTTATGAGTTTGTTCAAGCAGAGAGGATTAAAGACAATGCTAGATCTGAGGTGGAACAAGCAAAATCAAAGATAACCGAGATTGATGAAAGTGCTAAGAAGGCTCAGGTAGAAATAAAGGAAATGGAAATAAAAATAGCTCAGTTGACTTCTGAAAAAGAGGCGAGAATGGGTGGAGAAGTGAAATCTCTCTCAGATAAAGTAGATGCACTTTCTCAGAGTCTTGTCAAGCAAACATCTGTGTTAAATAATAAGATAGACACTCTCCGAAGTGAAGAAACCAACAAGGTTAAT attgtgaaaagtattgaagAACTGAAGCAATCTGTAGAAGAGAAGGCCATTGCTGTTAAAAAAGCTGAAGAGGGAGCTGCAGATCTTAAAAAGAGGGTCGATGAGCTTACTAAGAAGCTGGGTGAGCATGAGAAAGAATATCAG GGTGTTATAGCTGGCAAGAGCAGTGGGAATGAAGAGCAATGCTTAGAGGATCAACTAGGTGATGCAAAGATAGCAGTTGGGAGTGCTGAAACAGAACTGAAACAGTTGAAAACCAAAATTAGCCATTGTGAAAAGGAActgaaagagaaaactaaacaaTTAAGGTCAAAGCGTGAAGAAGCTGTTTCTGTAGAAAATGAGCTTGCCGCTAGAAGAAAAGACGTGGAAAATGTTAAGATCGAATTGGAGTCTATTCCATATAAAGAAGGAGAGATGGACGCTCTGCAAAGG GATCGTGCATCTGAGGTGGATTGTGTACAAAAGTGGAAGGATGAAATACGCAATATTTCGGCATACTTGTCAAATGTTGAATTCACGTATTGTGATCCTGTCAAAAACTTTGATAGATCAAAGGTGAAAGGTGTC GTTGCAAAACTCATCAAAGTAAAGGATAAGTCCACAATGACTGCCTTAGAG GTTACAGCAGGTGGAAAGTTGTTTAATGTTGTTGTTGACACAGAAGATACTGGAAAGCAGCTACTACAGAATGGCAAACTCAGAAGAAGAGTGACAATCATACCCTTGAACAAAATACAATCCTATAGTGTTCCCGCTAGAGTTCAACAAGAGGCTACTAGATTG GTGGGGAAAGAGAATGCTGAAATAGCACTTTCTTTGGTTGGTTATGAAGAAGAATTGAAG AGAGCAATGGAGTACGTTTTTGGTTCAACTTTTGTTTGCAAGACCATGGAAGCTGCAAAGGAG GTGGCATTTAATCGGAATATTCATACAACAAGTGTCACTCTTGAAGGAGATATATTTCAGCCAAGTGGCCTTTTGACTGGTGGAAGCCGAAG GGGTAGTGGTGATCTTTTGAAGCAACTGCATGATTTGGCTGAGGCTGAGTCAAAACTTTCAGTGCACCAAAGAAGGTTATTGGAGATTGAAGAAAAG ATTACAAAGCTTCTCCCTCTtcagaaaaaatttaaagaccTCAAAGCACAACTAGAACTTAAGTCATATGATCTTTCACTATTTCAGAGCAGAGCTGAGCAAAATGAACATCATAAG CTTGGGGAGTTGGTGAAGAAGCTTGAGCAAGAACTTGACGAAGCAAAAGTTGcagtaaaagaaaaacaactttTTTATGAAGAATGTGTCAAGACTGTTTCATCCCTTGAGAAATCAATCAAAGAACATAACAGTAGTCGAGAGGGTAGGCTGAAGGAATtagagaaaaagataaagtcAATCAAATCCCAAGTGCAATCTTCTTTAAAAGACCTGAAG GGACACGATAATGAAAAGGAGAGACTTGTGATGGAAATGGAAGCTGTTATGAAGGAGCAAACATCCTTGGAGAATCAACTAGCTTCTTTGATAACACAGATCAGTAATCTTACATCAGAAGTAGAAGAGCAAAGTTCTGCA GTTGATTCTGCAAGGAATGATCTTGATCAAGTTCAGTCACAGCTGAACTCAGTTCGCCTGAAAATGAAGGAATGTGACAAGGAAATCAGTGGTATTATGAAGGaacagaaaaaaattgaagataaacTTAGTGAGAGTAATCTTGAAAGGAAAAGGATAGAAAATGAg GTAAAACGGATGGAGATGGAACAGAAAGACTGCTCTGTGAGAGTGGATAAATTGTTAGAGAAGCATGCTTGGATTGCTTCTGAAAAACAGTTGTTTGGTAGAAGTGGAACTGATTATGATTTTTCTTCCCGTGATCCTGGTAAAGCAAAAGATGAACTTGAAAAGCTTCAAGCTGAACAGTCTGG GCTTGAGAAACGGGTCAACAAGAAAGTAATGGCAATGTTTGAGAAGGCAGAAGACGAGTACAACGATTTAATgtcaaagaaaaacataattgaG AATGACAAGTCTAAAATCAAGAAAGTGATTGAAGAGTTGgatgaaaaaaagaaggagacacTAAATGTGACCTGGGTCAAAGTAAACAA TGATTTTGGATCCATATTTTCTACACTACTACCGGGTACGATGGCTAAGTTAGAACCTCCAGAAGGATGCAGTTTTCTTGATGGTCTTGAGGTTCGGGTTGCATTTGGAGGTGTCTGGAAACAGTCATTGTCTGAATTAAGTGGAGGTCAGCGATCTCTACTGGCACTTTCTCTGATTCTGGCACTGCTGCTATTCAAACCTGCTCCACTATACATCCTTGATGAG GTTGATGCGGCTCTTGATTTAAGCCACACACAGAACATAGGGAGAATGATAAAGACTCATTTTCCACACTCCCAG TTTATTGTTGTTTCACTGAAGGAAGGCATGTTTAATAATGCAAATGTTCTTTTCCGGACAAAATTTGTCGACGGTGTTTCAACGGTTCAGCGAACTGTTGCTGCTAAGCAAAGCAAGTga